One segment of Carya illinoinensis cultivar Pawnee chromosome 1, C.illinoinensisPawnee_v1, whole genome shotgun sequence DNA contains the following:
- the LOC122290435 gene encoding WAT1-related protein At2g39510-like isoform X1 → MESVAKLYIRAKPFLAVTLLQSIYAGMEIIFKFALNQGMSQHVVIVYRYAVATVVTAPFAIVLDRKVRPKLTFSLFAKIFFLGLLEPVIDQNLYYTGVKYTTATFGSAMCNVLPAFAFLMAWICGLEKVSIRRLHSQAKILGTIVTVGGAMLMTLFSGPMLKLPWTNRNTHQKFTNAANEQDHIKGGLMVIAGSVCWSGFIILQAITLRSYPAELSLTVLICLMGTLENIIVAVVIERGNPTAWSIHLDTKLLAALYGGIVASGIAYCLQGAIIKERGPIFVTAFGPLTMVLVAIMGSFILSEMISLGRVIGAVVIVVGLYLVVWGKSKDGHEHLITSTSDSPNVAEVLVVPTKAQHMATTNHAITLTSTTSSNQDQIVAIDHPSQNSSL, encoded by the exons ATGGAATCCGTAGCAAAACTGTATATCCGGGCGAAGCCATTTTTGGCAGTAACTTTATTACAATCTATCTATGCAGGgatggaaataatttttaagtttgCTCTAAACCAGGGGATGAGCCAACATGTAGTGATAGTCTACCGGTATGCAGTTGCTACTGTTGTCACTGCACCATTTGCTATTGTCTTGGATAG GAAAGTAAGGCCCAAGTTGACCTTCTCTCTCTTTGCTAAGATCTTTTTTCTCGGTTTATTGGA GCCTGTAATCGACCAGAACTTGTACTATACTGGGGTGAAGTACACTACAGCAACTTTTGGATCTGCAATGTGCAATGTTCTTCCAGCCTTTGCATTCTTAATGGCTTGGATTTGCGG GCTTGAGAAGGTGTCAATTAGGAGACTGCACAGCCAGGCAAAGATATTGGGGACAATAGTCACAGTCGGGGGAGCAATGCTTATGACTCTGTTTTCTGGACCCATGTTGAAATTGCCATGGACAAATAGAAATACCCACCAAAAATTTACGAATGCTGCAAATGAGCAAGATCACATCAAGGGTGGTCTCATGGTTATAGCAGGTTCTGTCTGCTGGTCTGGTTTCATCATTCTCCAA GCAATTACACTGAGATCATATCCCGCAGAGCTTTCCCTTACAGTTTTGATATGCTTGATGGGCACACTGGAAAATATCATAGTTGCAGTTGTAATTGAACGGGGCAACCCGACGGCCTGGTCGATCCACCTGGATACCAAGCTCTTAGCTGCTCTATACGGC GGCATAGTTGCTTCAGGAATTGCATATTGCCTTCAAGGAGCGATAATAAAGGAAAGGGGACCAATTTTCGTGACTGCCTTTGGGCCCCTGACTATGGTTCTTGTAGCAATTATGGGTTCGTTCATTCTATCCGAGATGATATCCTTGGGAAG GGTTATTGGAGCAGTTGTGATTGTTGTTGGCCTATATCTGGTTGTATGGGGCAAGAGCAAAGACGGACACGAACACTTAATTACGAGTACGTCAGACAGCCCAAATGTAGCAGAAGTACTAGTAGTACCTACAAAAGCCCAACATATGGCTACTACCAATCACGCCATAACGTTAACCAGTACGACTTCTTCAAATCAAGATCAAATTGTGGCCATTGATCATCCGTCCCAGAACTCTAGCCtgtag
- the LOC122290435 gene encoding WAT1-related protein At2g39510-like isoform X2 has protein sequence MESVAKLYIRAKPFLAVTLLQSIYAGMEIIFKFALNQGMSQHVVIVYRKVRPKLTFSLFAKIFFLGLLEPVIDQNLYYTGVKYTTATFGSAMCNVLPAFAFLMAWICGLEKVSIRRLHSQAKILGTIVTVGGAMLMTLFSGPMLKLPWTNRNTHQKFTNAANEQDHIKGGLMVIAGSVCWSGFIILQAITLRSYPAELSLTVLICLMGTLENIIVAVVIERGNPTAWSIHLDTKLLAALYGGIVASGIAYCLQGAIIKERGPIFVTAFGPLTMVLVAIMGSFILSEMISLGRVIGAVVIVVGLYLVVWGKSKDGHEHLITSTSDSPNVAEVLVVPTKAQHMATTNHAITLTSTTSSNQDQIVAIDHPSQNSSL, from the exons ATGGAATCCGTAGCAAAACTGTATATCCGGGCGAAGCCATTTTTGGCAGTAACTTTATTACAATCTATCTATGCAGGgatggaaataatttttaagtttgCTCTAAACCAGGGGATGAGCCAACATGTAGTGATAGTCTACCG GAAAGTAAGGCCCAAGTTGACCTTCTCTCTCTTTGCTAAGATCTTTTTTCTCGGTTTATTGGA GCCTGTAATCGACCAGAACTTGTACTATACTGGGGTGAAGTACACTACAGCAACTTTTGGATCTGCAATGTGCAATGTTCTTCCAGCCTTTGCATTCTTAATGGCTTGGATTTGCGG GCTTGAGAAGGTGTCAATTAGGAGACTGCACAGCCAGGCAAAGATATTGGGGACAATAGTCACAGTCGGGGGAGCAATGCTTATGACTCTGTTTTCTGGACCCATGTTGAAATTGCCATGGACAAATAGAAATACCCACCAAAAATTTACGAATGCTGCAAATGAGCAAGATCACATCAAGGGTGGTCTCATGGTTATAGCAGGTTCTGTCTGCTGGTCTGGTTTCATCATTCTCCAA GCAATTACACTGAGATCATATCCCGCAGAGCTTTCCCTTACAGTTTTGATATGCTTGATGGGCACACTGGAAAATATCATAGTTGCAGTTGTAATTGAACGGGGCAACCCGACGGCCTGGTCGATCCACCTGGATACCAAGCTCTTAGCTGCTCTATACGGC GGCATAGTTGCTTCAGGAATTGCATATTGCCTTCAAGGAGCGATAATAAAGGAAAGGGGACCAATTTTCGTGACTGCCTTTGGGCCCCTGACTATGGTTCTTGTAGCAATTATGGGTTCGTTCATTCTATCCGAGATGATATCCTTGGGAAG GGTTATTGGAGCAGTTGTGATTGTTGTTGGCCTATATCTGGTTGTATGGGGCAAGAGCAAAGACGGACACGAACACTTAATTACGAGTACGTCAGACAGCCCAAATGTAGCAGAAGTACTAGTAGTACCTACAAAAGCCCAACATATGGCTACTACCAATCACGCCATAACGTTAACCAGTACGACTTCTTCAAATCAAGATCAAATTGTGGCCATTGATCATCCGTCCCAGAACTCTAGCCtgtag
- the LOC122290421 gene encoding WAT1-related protein At2g39510-like isoform X3, with protein MYVLRQIPVRTPLQHSSQGQTQAQGLQSQEKETEGMAIISKFALNQGMSQHVLIVYRKVRPKLTFSVFAKIFFLGLLEPVIDQNLYYTGMKYTTATFTSAMCNILPAFAFLMAWICGLEKVSIRRPHSQAKVLGTTVTVGGAMLMTLFTGPMLNLPWTNRNTHQESTDAANEQDHIKGALMVISGSVCWSGFIILQAITLRSYPAQLSLTVLICLIGTLENTILALVIEWGNPTAWSIHMDTKLLAALYGGIVSTGIAYCVQGAIIKERGPIFVTAFGPLSMVLVAIMGSFILAEMISLGRVIGAVVIVGGLYLVLWGKSKEYGHDQHLITTSDTEKVAAAAVPTTAQHMPTPNHAIILTSTTSSNQDDHFVAIHHPSQNSVP; from the exons ATGTATGTGCTGAGACAGATTCCAGTACGAACTCCACTACAGCACAGCAGCCAAGGACAAACACAAGCACAAGGATTACAATCACAGGAAAAAGAGACAGAAG GGATGGCCATAATTTCTAAGTTCGCTCTAAACCAGGGGATGAGCCAACATGTGTTGATAGTCTACCG GAAAGTAAGGCCGAAGTTGACCTTCTCTGTCTTTGCTAAGATCTTTTTTCTCGGCTTATTGGA GCCTGTAATCGATCAGAACTTGTACTATACTGGGATGAAGTACACTACAGCAACTTTCACATCTGCAATGTGCAATATTCTTCCAGCCTTTGCATTCTTAATGGCTTGGATTTGCGG GCTTGAGAAGGTGTCGATTAGGAGACCGCACAGCCAGGCAAAGGTATTGGGGACTACAGTCACAGTCGGGGGAGCAATGCTTATGACTCTGTTTACAGGACCCATGTTGAACTTGCCATGGACAAATAGAAATACCCACCAAGAATCTACGGATGCTGCAAATGAGCAAGATCACATCAAGGGTGCTCTCATGGTTATATCAGGTTCTGTCTGCTGGTCTGGTTTCATCATTCTCCAA GCAATTACACtcagatcatatcctgcacagCTTTCCCTTACAGTTTTGATATGCTTGATAGGCACACTTGAAAATACCATACTTGCACTTGTAATTGAATGGGGCAACCCGACGGCCTGGTCGATCCACATGGATACAAAGCTCTTAGCTGCTCTATACGGC GGCATAGTATCTACAGGAATTGCATATTGCGTTCAAGGAGCGATAATAAAGGAAAGGGGACCAATTTTCGTGACTGCCTTTGGGCCCCTGAGCATGGTTCTTGTAGCAATCATGGGTTCATTCATTCTAGCCGAGATGATATCCTTGGGAAG GGTTATTGGAGCGGTTGTGATTGTTGGTGGCCTATATCTGGTTTTATGGGGCAAGAGCAAAGAATACGGACATGATCAGCACCTAATTACAACGTCAGATACCGAAAAGGTTGCAGCAGCAGCAGTACCTACAACAGCCCAACATATGCCTACTCCCAATCACGCCATAATCTTAACTAGTACGACCTCCTCAAATCAAGACGATCACTTTGTTGCCATTCACCATCCATCCCAGAACTCTGTTCCCTAG
- the LOC122303675 gene encoding WAT1-related protein At2g39510-like → MESAVAKLYIRMKPFLAVTLLQSIYAGMEIIFKFALNEGMNQHVLIVYRYAVATVVTAAFATVLDRKVRPKLTFSLFAKIFFLGLLEPVIDQNLYYTGMKYTTATFASAMRNILPAFAFLMAWICGLEKLSIRRLHSQAKILGTIVTIGGAMLMTLFSGPMLKSPWTNRNTHQKSTNAATEQDHIKGGLMVIAGSACWSGFIILQMPKLSGARKSQ, encoded by the exons ATGGAATCGGCCGTAGCAAAACTGTATATCCGGATGAAGCCATTTTTGGCAGTAACTTTATTACAATCTATCTATGCAGGgatggaaataatttttaagtttgCTCTAAACGAGGGGATGAACCAACATGTATTGATAGTCTACCGGTATGCAGTTGCTACTGTTGTCACTGCAGCATTTGCTACTGTCTTGGATAg GAAAGTAAGGCCCAAGTTGACCTTCTCTCTCTTTGCTAAGATCTTTTTTCTCGGCTTATTGGA GCCTGTAATCGACCAGAACTTGTACTATACTGGGATGAAGTATACTACAGCAACTTTTGCATCTGCAATGCGCA atattcttccaGCCTTTGCATTCTTAATGGCTTGGATTTGCGG GCTTGAGAAGCTGTCAATTAGGAGACTGCACAGCCAGGCAAAGATATTGGGGACCATAGTCACAATCGGGGGAGCAATGCTTATGACTCTGTTTTCGGGACCCATGTTGAAATCGCCATGGACAAATAGAAATACCCACCAAAAATCTACAAATGCTGCAACTGAGCAAGATCATATCAAGGGTGGTCTCATGGTTATAGCAGGTTCTGCCTGCTGGTCTGGTTTCATCATTCTCCAA ATGCCGAAATTGTCTGGTGCCAGGAAGAGCCAATGA
- the LOC122290421 gene encoding WAT1-related protein At2g39510-like isoform X2 gives MESVAKMYIRVKPFLAVTLLQFISAGMAIISKFALNQGMSQHVLIVYRYAVATAVIAPFAFVLDRKVRPKLTFSVFAKIFFLGLLEPVIDQNLYYTGMKYTTATFTSAMCNILPAFAFLMAWICGLEKVSIRRPHSQAKVLGTTVTVGGAMLMTLFTGPMLNLPWTNRNTHQESTDAANEQDHIKGALMVISGSVCWSGFIILQAITLRSYPAQLSLTVLICLIGTLENTILALVIEWGNPTAWSIHMDTKLLAALYGGIVSTGIAYCVQGAIIKERGPIFVTAFGPLSMVLVAIMGSFILAEMISLGRVIGAVVIVGGLYLVLWGKSKEYGHDQHLITTSDTEKVAAAAVPTTAQHMPTPNHAIILTSTTSSNQDDHFVAIHHPSQNSVP, from the exons atggaatccgTAGCAAAAATGTATATCCGGGTGAAGCCATTTTTGGCAGTaactttattacaatttatCTCTGCAGGGATGGCCATAATTTCTAAGTTCGCTCTAAACCAGGGGATGAGCCAACATGTGTTGATAGTCTACCGGTATGCAGTTGCCACCGCTGTCATTGCACCATTTGCTTTTGTCTTGGATag GAAAGTAAGGCCGAAGTTGACCTTCTCTGTCTTTGCTAAGATCTTTTTTCTCGGCTTATTGGA GCCTGTAATCGATCAGAACTTGTACTATACTGGGATGAAGTACACTACAGCAACTTTCACATCTGCAATGTGCAATATTCTTCCAGCCTTTGCATTCTTAATGGCTTGGATTTGCGG GCTTGAGAAGGTGTCGATTAGGAGACCGCACAGCCAGGCAAAGGTATTGGGGACTACAGTCACAGTCGGGGGAGCAATGCTTATGACTCTGTTTACAGGACCCATGTTGAACTTGCCATGGACAAATAGAAATACCCACCAAGAATCTACGGATGCTGCAAATGAGCAAGATCACATCAAGGGTGCTCTCATGGTTATATCAGGTTCTGTCTGCTGGTCTGGTTTCATCATTCTCCAA GCAATTACACtcagatcatatcctgcacagCTTTCCCTTACAGTTTTGATATGCTTGATAGGCACACTTGAAAATACCATACTTGCACTTGTAATTGAATGGGGCAACCCGACGGCCTGGTCGATCCACATGGATACAAAGCTCTTAGCTGCTCTATACGGC GGCATAGTATCTACAGGAATTGCATATTGCGTTCAAGGAGCGATAATAAAGGAAAGGGGACCAATTTTCGTGACTGCCTTTGGGCCCCTGAGCATGGTTCTTGTAGCAATCATGGGTTCATTCATTCTAGCCGAGATGATATCCTTGGGAAG GGTTATTGGAGCGGTTGTGATTGTTGGTGGCCTATATCTGGTTTTATGGGGCAAGAGCAAAGAATACGGACATGATCAGCACCTAATTACAACGTCAGATACCGAAAAGGTTGCAGCAGCAGCAGTACCTACAACAGCCCAACATATGCCTACTCCCAATCACGCCATAATCTTAACTAGTACGACCTCCTCAAATCAAGACGATCACTTTGTTGCCATTCACCATCCATCCCAGAACTCTGTTCCCTAG
- the LOC122290449 gene encoding 2-oxoglutarate dehydrogenase, mitochondrial-like, translating into MGWFRAGSGVVKLAIRRTISQGGSYAIRKRILTSQNRHFHTTVFRSKAQAAPVPRPVPLSRLTDSFLDGTSSVYLEELQRAWEADPASVDESWDNFFRNFVGQATSPGISGQTIQESMRLLLLVRAYQVNGHMKAKLDPLGLEEREIPKGLDPALYGFTEADLDREFFLGMWNMSGFLSENRPVQTLRYILTRLEQAYCGSIGYEYMHIADRDKCNWLREKIETPTTMQYNRQRREVILDRLIWSTQFENFLATKWTTAKRFGLEGGETLIPGMKEMFDRAADLGVESIVIGMPHRGRLNVLGNVVRKPLRQIFSEFSGGTKPVDEIGLYTGTGDVKYHLGTSYDRPTRGGKRIHLSLVANPSHLEAVDPVVVGKTRAKQYYSNDVDRIKNMGVLIHGDGSFAGQGVVYETLHLSALPNYTTGGTIHIVVNNQVAFTTDPRAGRSSQYCTDVAKALNAPIFHVNGDDVEAVAQVCELAAEWRQTFHSDVVVDLVCYRRFGHNEIDEPSFTQPKMYKVIRNHPSALEIYQNKLLESGQVTKEDIDKIKDKVIKILDEEFLASKDYVPKKRDWLSSHWSGFKSPEQLSRVRNTGVNPDILKNVGKAITHLPDNFKPHRAVKKVYEQRAQMIETGEGIDWAVAEALAFATLLVEGNHVRLSGQDVERGTFSHRHAVVHDQETGKQYCPLDHVIMNQDEEMFTVSNSSLSEFGVLGFELGYSMENPNSLVIWEAQFGDFANGAQVIFDQFLSSGESKWLRQTGLVVLLPHGYDGQGPEHSSARLERFLQMSDDNPYVIPEMDQTLRTQIQQCNWQVVNVTTPANYFHVLRRQIHRDFRKPLISMAPKNLLRHKDCKSNLSEFDDVQGHPGFDKQGTRFKRLIKDQNFHSDLEEGIRRLVLCSGKVYYELDEERKKVGVKDVAICRVEQLCPFPYDLIQRELKRYPNAEIVWCQEEPMNMGGYSYVAPRLCTAMKALCRGTMEDIKYAGRPPSAATATGFYQVHVKEQTELVQKALQREPINYPF; encoded by the exons ATGGGTTGGTTTAGAGCTGGTTCTGGTGTAGTAAAGCTTGCCATTAGGAGAACTATATCTCAGGGTGGATCATATGCAATAAGAAAACGAATCCTTACATCACAGAACCGGCATTTTCACACCACTGTCTTCAGATCGAAGGCGCAAGCTGCACCTGTTCCTCGTCCTGTGCCCCTCTCTAGGCTAACTGACAGCTTCCTAGATGGGACAAGCAGTGTCTACTTGGAGGAGCTTCAAAGGGCTTGGGAAGCTGATCCAGCTAGTGTTGATGAGTCGTGGGACAATTTCTTTAGAAATTTCGTTGGTCAAGCCACATCCCCTGGAATTTCAGGCCAAACAATTCAAGAGAGTATGCGGCTGTTGTTGCTTGTGAGGGCTTACCAAGttaatggccacatgaaagcCAAGCTGGATCCTTTGGGTTTGGAAGAACGAGAAATACCAAAGGGATTGGACCCTGCTCTTTATGGGTTCACAGAAGCTGATCTTGATAGAGAATTCTTTTTGGGTATGTGGAATATGTCTGGCTTTTTGTCTGAAAACCGACCTGTGCAGACCCTTAGATACATATTGACCCGACTTGAACAGGCTTACTGTGGGAGCATTGGGTATGAGTACATGCACATTGCAGATCGTGATAAATGTAATTGGTTAAGAGAGAAGATTGAAACCCCAACTACGATGCAATACAATCGGCAGCGCCGTGAGGTAATTCTTGATAGACTTATATGGAGTACACAGTTTGAGAACTTTTTGGCTACTAAGTGGACTACTGCAAAGAGGTTTGGGCTTGAAGGTGGGGAAACTCTTATTCCGGGCATGAAGGAGATGTTTGATAGGGCAGCAGATCTTGGGGTTGAGAGCATAGTTATTGGAATGCCTCACAGAGGAAGATTGAATGTATTGGGTAATGTGGTTAGGAAGCCATTGCGGCAGATATTTAGTGAGTTTAGTGGTGGTACAAAGCCTGTGGATGAAATTGGCCTTTATACAGGAACTGGTGATGTCAAGTATCACCTGGGAACTTCTTATGATCGACCAACTAGAGGAGGAAAGAGAATACATTTGTCTTTGGTTGCAAACCCAAGTCACTTGGAAGCTGTGGATCCAGTTGTTGTTGGAAAAACTAGAGCAAAGCAATATTACTCAAATGATGTGGACAGGATCAAGAATATGGGTGTTTTGATTCACGGAGATGGTAGCTTTGCCGGACAAGGTGTAGTGTATGAAACTCTGCATCTTAGTGCTCTTCCAAACTACACTACTGGTGGCACTATACACATAGTGGTGAACAACCAAGTTGCCTTCACAACTGATCCGAGGGCAGGCAGATCTTCACAGTATTGCACTGATGTTGCAAAAGCCTTGAATGCTCCGATTTTCCATGTAAATGGTGATGATGTGGAGGCAGTTGCTCAGGTTTGCGAGCTTGCAGCTGAGTGGCGCCAGACTTTCCATTCAGATGTTGTGGTCGATTTAGTGTGCTATCGTCGTTTCGGGCACAatgagattgatgaaccatCCTTCACGCAGCCCAAAATGTACAAG GTTATCCGGAATCATCCATCAGCTCTtgagatttatcaaaacaaaCTATTAGAATCCGGGCAGGTGACTAAGGAAGACATTGATAAGATAAAGGATAAGGTCATTAAGATCCTTGATGAAGAATTCTTGGCTAGCAAAGATTATGTTCCAAAAAAAAGGGACTGGCTTTCATCACACTGGTCTGGGTTCAAATCACCTGAACAGCTTTCACGAGTCCGAAACACTGG GGTAAACCCAGACATTTTGAAGAATGTTGGCAAAGCAATCACACACCTTCCAGATAACTTTAAGCCTCACAGAGCAGTGAAAAAGGTCTATGAGCAACGTGCTCAAATGATTGAAACAGGTGAAGGCATCGACTGGGCAGTTGCCGAAGCACTTGCTTTTGCTACATTGCTTGTGGAAGGTAACCACGTTCGATTGAGTGGTCAGGACGTTGAAAGAGGTACATTTAGTCATCGCCATGCTGTAGTTCATGATCAGGAAACCGGGAAGCAGTATTGCCCTCTGGATCATGTAATCATGAACCAAGATGAGGAGATGTTTACTGTTAGCAACAG TTCTCTTTCAGAGTTTGGTGTTCTTGGATTTGAGTTAGGTTACTCTATGGAAAACCCAAATTCATTGGTAATATGGGAAGCTCAGTTTGGCGATTTTGCGAATGGGGCTCAAGTTATATTTGATCAGTTTTTGAGCAGTGGGGAGTCTAAGTGGCTTCGTCAAACCGGGCTCGTTGTGCTGCTTCCCCATGGTTACGATGGCCAAGGTCCAGAACATTCCAGTGCACGGTTGGAGCGTTTTCTTCAG ATGAGTGATGACAATCCTTATGTTATTCCTGAGATGGATcaaactcttcggactcaaATTCAGCAATGCAATTGGCAGGTCGTTAATGTCACAACTCCTGCTAATTACTTCCATGTCTTGCGGCGTCAA ATACACAGGGATTTTCGTAAGCCTCTCATCTCAATGGCTCCTAAAAACTTGCTTCGTCACAAGGACTGTAAATCCAATTTGTCCGAGTTTGATGATGTCCAAGGCCACCCAGGTTTTGACAAACAGGGGACTAGATTTAAGCGACTAATAAAGGATCAGAATTTTCATTCTGATCTTGAGGAGGGTATTAGGCGCCTGGTTCTTTGCTCTGGAAAG GTTTATTACGAGCTGGATGAAGAGCGAAAAAAGGTGGGTGTGAAGGATGTTGCAATATGTAGGGTTGAACAGCTTTGCCCCTTCCCGTATGACCTGATACAGCGAGAGCTGAAGCGATATCCAA ATGCCGAAATTGTCTGGTGCCAGGAAGAGCCAATGAACATGGGTGGATACAGTTATGTTGCACCCCGCCTTTGCACTGCCATGAAAGCACTGTGCAGAGGAACTATGGAGGACATCAAGTACGCTGGACGCCCTCCGTCTGCTGCCACAGCTACCGGTTTCTATCAGGTTCACGTCAAGGAACAGACTGAACTTGTGCAGAAAGCCTTGCAGCGTGAACCAATAAACTATCCTTTTTAa
- the LOC122290421 gene encoding WAT1-related protein At2g39510-like isoform X1 translates to MYVLRQIPVRTPLQHSSQGQTQAQGLQSQEKETEGMAIISKFALNQGMSQHVLIVYRYAVATAVIAPFAFVLDRKVRPKLTFSVFAKIFFLGLLEPVIDQNLYYTGMKYTTATFTSAMCNILPAFAFLMAWICGLEKVSIRRPHSQAKVLGTTVTVGGAMLMTLFTGPMLNLPWTNRNTHQESTDAANEQDHIKGALMVISGSVCWSGFIILQAITLRSYPAQLSLTVLICLIGTLENTILALVIEWGNPTAWSIHMDTKLLAALYGGIVSTGIAYCVQGAIIKERGPIFVTAFGPLSMVLVAIMGSFILAEMISLGRVIGAVVIVGGLYLVLWGKSKEYGHDQHLITTSDTEKVAAAAVPTTAQHMPTPNHAIILTSTTSSNQDDHFVAIHHPSQNSVP, encoded by the exons ATGTATGTGCTGAGACAGATTCCAGTACGAACTCCACTACAGCACAGCAGCCAAGGACAAACACAAGCACAAGGATTACAATCACAGGAAAAAGAGACAGAAG GGATGGCCATAATTTCTAAGTTCGCTCTAAACCAGGGGATGAGCCAACATGTGTTGATAGTCTACCGGTATGCAGTTGCCACCGCTGTCATTGCACCATTTGCTTTTGTCTTGGATag GAAAGTAAGGCCGAAGTTGACCTTCTCTGTCTTTGCTAAGATCTTTTTTCTCGGCTTATTGGA GCCTGTAATCGATCAGAACTTGTACTATACTGGGATGAAGTACACTACAGCAACTTTCACATCTGCAATGTGCAATATTCTTCCAGCCTTTGCATTCTTAATGGCTTGGATTTGCGG GCTTGAGAAGGTGTCGATTAGGAGACCGCACAGCCAGGCAAAGGTATTGGGGACTACAGTCACAGTCGGGGGAGCAATGCTTATGACTCTGTTTACAGGACCCATGTTGAACTTGCCATGGACAAATAGAAATACCCACCAAGAATCTACGGATGCTGCAAATGAGCAAGATCACATCAAGGGTGCTCTCATGGTTATATCAGGTTCTGTCTGCTGGTCTGGTTTCATCATTCTCCAA GCAATTACACtcagatcatatcctgcacagCTTTCCCTTACAGTTTTGATATGCTTGATAGGCACACTTGAAAATACCATACTTGCACTTGTAATTGAATGGGGCAACCCGACGGCCTGGTCGATCCACATGGATACAAAGCTCTTAGCTGCTCTATACGGC GGCATAGTATCTACAGGAATTGCATATTGCGTTCAAGGAGCGATAATAAAGGAAAGGGGACCAATTTTCGTGACTGCCTTTGGGCCCCTGAGCATGGTTCTTGTAGCAATCATGGGTTCATTCATTCTAGCCGAGATGATATCCTTGGGAAG GGTTATTGGAGCGGTTGTGATTGTTGGTGGCCTATATCTGGTTTTATGGGGCAAGAGCAAAGAATACGGACATGATCAGCACCTAATTACAACGTCAGATACCGAAAAGGTTGCAGCAGCAGCAGTACCTACAACAGCCCAACATATGCCTACTCCCAATCACGCCATAATCTTAACTAGTACGACCTCCTCAAATCAAGACGATCACTTTGTTGCCATTCACCATCCATCCCAGAACTCTGTTCCCTAG